Below is a genomic region from Doryrhamphus excisus isolate RoL2022-K1 chromosome 16, RoL_Dexc_1.0, whole genome shotgun sequence.
TCATTCACGCGAGGcttattttttatgttcttcGCTCTGTTGGAGTATCGCAGCGTCGTTAAAGTCTCTTCGACATTGTAAGATGCCGGGCCAATGTTGGCCACCATGACAGTGCGGGCATTGCCCCCAAGAGAGTCCTGTAAAAGGCGTGTCAGTTTCGAATCTCTGTAAGGGATATGACTGCTCCTGCCATCCACCAGAGCGGATATGACATTCCCCAATGCAGAAAGTGACAGATTGATTTTAGTCGCTTCTTTCAGTCTCTCGCCCTGAGCTCCCGTCTTGGTTTGCCTTTCACTGCCAGCTAGATCCACCAGATTGAGTTTGCCAACTCGGATATGGTTCTCGCCATCCACCCCGAGTTCGCTGCATTCCACAGTGATTACAAAGATAGCATGAGAGCGAGAgctgtgttcattcatgttgGTGGCGCCCACTGAACGATTCTGATTGCCCACATTCATAACATTTTCAATTTCCCGCACACTCTTGGTGACAAATGATGACAGGTCCTTAACGTAAACACCAGTGTCCGGCCTCTCTCTCAGCTCAAGACGACGCAATTGGTCCTTAGAGAGTAAATCTCTGATCTCCTCCTGATAAATTTCTAAATAAGACGCTCGGACCAGGTACTGCTGATTCTGAGACCTTGAAATATGAGTGAAGATGTGGTCAAAAGAGTTGGGGATAACGCCTCTCCTCTCTGCGTCATTCTTTACACCCTCCATGGTGTATGTTTTCCCTGTGCCTGTTTGTCCATATGCAAAGATGGTTCCGTTAAATCCTTGAAGAACTGAATCCACAAGTGGCCTAAAGGTTTCATCGTATAGATCTATTTGCTTTGAGTTCCAGTCATACACCGAATCAAATGTGAAAACTTTGGGGAGTTCACCAGCAGAAGCTTCTCTAGGGTTCCTAACAATAATTTGTCCAAATTTGACATCAACAGACACCACACACTCAAATGCGGCTGCCCGTTCCTTCTCATTCATAGGACGACAACGGACCACTACTTTCACTGACTCGGAGCTCttgcttttggacatgttgtgGACCGGAGgcttacacacatacagtttGACAAGAGGTGTTCTCCAACCTGGGATTCAAGGAAAACCTACAAACAGAACCACCCACATCAGAACctgctggagaaaaaaaaacagaattaattAAGAACCAATACAATTAACATACAAGTGCATCACTCATAATAGAAGACAATAAATAGTTCATTTTGTTTCTTGTTTGGTTTCCCAGGTTGTAGCATGTAGAATCATTTCTAGTGCCATAGAAGACCATCGCAGCATACGGTAACCATTGATGATGGTTGTAAAGTCAATAGCATTGATAGTTAAACTACAATCAGACTCTAAAACACCGACCACTTGCTagctacagtaatcccttaATGTTGGACCTGCGGGTTAAGAAGTCGTCGGCGTTAAGATAACCAGCATTCACAGCGCGTTATTAAATGTTACTTTGATTGTATCGATTTGTGGTTGGCAACATTGCATCAACATCCCCGGATGACTAAAATAATCTAAAACCCACAACGAGACCACAACATTGAACAATCAACAGCAAACACACTGGTAACCAAGGCTACAAGTATTATAGCATATTCTACCTGGCCAACATTAGTTACGAGGCTCCAAATGAAATCACGATAGCACCAAacacctttttaaaatgtacagtGCGTAGGTCAAATGTGTTACATACGTACCTATTCATAAGACATCCAGCAAACTCGATAAAATGTAGCGTCGAACATTAGCTAATCCGACACTCAGCTAACCACTGGCTCATCGCTACAACGGTGCGGCTCCGGGGCTGAGTTGCCAGATTGTATATTTACATCCCCCATCTGAAGAAAGGGAACACTGTCAACTGTAGGTGAATTATACAGTTATAATCGGGAAACTTTGTTCCACGTTTGCATGCAGACGCAAATCagcattatttataaaaatgtcgTAAATTCGTATTTCCGAGGAAAATATTAATCCATATTAATAACAAAGTTGTTTCTCTCTATTTGGCAACTAGGTATGAGCAGACTGTCAGCTGGTTTTGTCtgcgtccgggaaaccaaaaaaaaaggccaacaGTCTCAGACTCCTGTTACTTAAAATACCAATGTTATGCACTGAACATCACAACAGAGGCATGGAGACAAAAATTACACATGAATATCGAATTCAAATTCCACAGAGGAACtgtgatgtattttttatgatGTTACATGCAGATGTCACACTGTAAAGACATTGTTCtctatttggactttgttttttttgctttttcctgattacggagtcgccacataTGATACTTAAATCACAACTGATTACAAATACacgaaattgcaaaaaaaaaatcacccaaaCGTGCAAAACGAGTCATTTACTAAAATATCCATCCTTTTGCTATATTGCTTGTCTTGCTGAGCAGGAGTCTACCCCAGCGGACATCTTCTGCGTTAGGCGTGAGGTACACCCTGTAGTGATCACCGGTAAATCAAAAAACACCAACTAAAATCGGGTTTTAATGAGAGTAATAAGAATTGGCAGCGACAATAGCAACCCAAGACTGTTTTGGATTGATACCAAAATCAGCAGTATCGCCCAATCAGTGCGTTCAATATCGGTGTGGGCGGGACTCGAACCGGAAGTGAATTACGACCCATACAGTATTTTCTGAACTATTGTATTAAGCATCGGGCTCTTATGTCAGCATCGATGAGTAACTTAACCAAACATTGAGGAATGACGTTTTGTTACAATGAAAGACACACGTCAGAAACACCCACGTTAACATTCTAAACGGTCTTTTAATTTGGACTAATGAATGCCGCCGAACAACATATCACACAAGGCAATGGGGTCACGTGGGTGACTGGCTGTACTACGTAGACAGTGTTTGGTTTTTCGCCGGGTGAAATGTAAGTTTCAAGTTTTGTGATCATGAATTTTGGCACGACGTCGAGTAAACAAGTGTACCAAAAATTTGACACGACGTCGAGTAAACAAGTGTACCGAAAATGGCAGGTAAGCACAAGCCAATGTTAGTTAACTAGCATAATTCGTAGCATACAGTACGTGGTTACAGGTTACATTGCTATTGTTAACTAGAAAAGCATCCGACAATGCTGACATAGAAAGCTACTTGCACATTtccctcaactttttttttttttactgaataattaaattaaattcgaAACCAACGGTGGAATACTTCTATTTGACACTACGCTGTGTAAATGGGCCAATCTCGCCAAGTggtgcaaaacaacaacaaacatgcatGTATATGAAAAAGTACGTTCAGTGAGGgtaaaacaaaaagtgttttaaaaaaaagaggcgTTACATGTCTTTGGACACACCTGTTAACATGTTATATGACACAGGAAGaagttttattcatttgtttttattcatttctcCAACAGGTTCTGCGCTGTGCATTCAGTTGGTGAAGCATTACTAGAAAGGTCATCCTAGCCTGAACAAAATGTCCAGTAACTGTGAGTCTATAAAGGTTGTGGTCCGTTGTCGTCCTATGAATGAGAAGGAACGGGCAGCCACATTTGAGAGTGTGGTCTCAGTTGATGTGAAGTTGGGACAAATTATTGTCAGGAACCCTAGGGATCCTTCAACCTCAAAAGTTTTCACATTTGATTCGGTGTATGACTGGAAGTCAAAGCAAATTGAGCTTTACAATGAAAGCTTTAGACCCCTTGTGGATTCAGTTCTTCGAGGATTTAACGGAACCATCTTTGCATATGGACAAACAGGCACAGGGAAAACATACACCATGGAGGGTGTAAGAAACAACCCAGAGAGGAGAGGCGTTATCCCCAACTCTTTTGACCACATCTTTGGTCACATTTCAAGATCTCAAAATCAGCAGTACATGGTGAGAGCATCATATCTAGAAATTTATCAAGAGGAAATGAGAGATTTACTCTCTAAGGACCAATCACGTCCTCTCGAGCTGAGAGAAAGGCCGGACACTGGTGTTTACGTTAAAAATCTGTCATCGTTTGTCACTCGAAGTAAAGAGGAGATTGAAAATGTTATGAATGTGGGCAATCAAAATCGTTCAGTGGGCGCCACcaacatgaatgaacacagcTCTCGCTCTCATGCCATCTTTGTAATCACTGTAGAATGCAGTGAACAGAAGGTGGATGGCGAGAACCATATCCGAGTTGGCAAACTCAATCTGGTGGATCTAGCTGGCAGTGAAAGGCAAACCAAGACGGGAGCTCAGGGCGAGAGACTGAAAGAAGCGACTAAAATCAATCTGTCACTTTCTGCGTTGGGGAATGTCATATCCGCTCTGGTGGATGGCAGGAGCAGTCATATCCCTTACAGAGATTCGAAACTGACACGCCTTTTACAGGACTCTCTTGGGGGCAATGCCCGCACTGTCATGGTGGCCAACATTGGCCCGGCATCTTACAATGTCGAAGAGACTTTAACGACGCTGCAGTATTCCAACCGAGCTAAGAACATCCAGAATACACCGTGCGTCAATGAGGACCCCAAAGATGCCCAGCTTAGGCGGTTTCAGGAGGAGATTGCCAGGCTGAAGGAACAGCTGGAGAAGCGTttaggaaagaaaaacaaaaggaggGAAAGAAGGAGAGCTGGGGATTGTAGCAAAGATGATGGTCAGGAAGAAGAAAGTGATGATGAAGGTGAGGACAACAAAGACAATTATTGGAGGGAGCAGACGGAGAAATTGGAAAGAGAGAGGAGAGCCATCATGGAGGACCACAGCCTGGTGGCCGAGGAAAAAGCTCAACTCCTTCTAGAGAAGGAGAGGAAAATGGGAGACCTGAGGAAGGAGCAGAAAGAGGGAGAGCTACTGGCAGCCAAAATTAAGGTAAGCACCACCCCGCCAGTATGATTTATTGTGGTATTACAAGACTATGatgtaaatatacaataataatcattgatAAATAATGTGACAGTAAGAACAAAGCAGACACTGGTCTCGTATTGAATTCTATTTCACTGTAGAGATGTATCTCTTATTTCCCCATTGCAGACAATGGAGAGTAAACTTCTAGTTGGGGGGAAGAACATTGTGGATCACACCAACGAGCAGCAAAAGATGCTGGAgcaaaaaagacaagaaattGCTGAGCAGGTACGACTGAGTGGTTAGAAGATTGTAGGTAAAATCCCAAGGTCTTGTGTTAAACAGGCTTTGCAAGTATTTGGATGCGGTTGGGTATCTTGTATTGTAGCATCAATtagtgtacttcctgtttctataTTGTTGCAAATCACTGACTTGTTTTGCATTTATAGTTCAGTCTGAGGTGATTAAGCAATCACGTTGTCCTTCCAGAAATGTCGAGAGCGAGAGATGCGACAACAGATGGAGTGTCAAGATGAAGAGACTCTAGaactaaaggggacctacagtTCACTGCAGCAGGAAGTCGATGTTAAAACCAAGAAAGTCAATAAGGTAATCAAATCATTGTGATGCTAGCACTGACTGATCTCATAATTTTGGTGAAGTGGACTTGTTTCTCTGTGTTAATTTTTTCTTCTTCGTTCTCTAGTTGTTTGCCAAACTGGAGGCGGTAAAGGCAGAAATCCATGACATACAAGAGGCACACATCAGTTCACGGCAGGAATTAGAACAGACCCAGAACGAACTCACCAAAGATCTTAAACTCAAGTATGATGCCTGCCTACTAAAGTCAAGTATTTCACCCTAAAAAGGCTGCTGTGATCACATTATCGATTGTGTGCATGATTTCATCTGATTGAATGTTGTCTGAATATAACACCAATTAACTCacatttactttaatttacaTTCATTGGTTCATCATACTGAtcaatccgtccatccatttacCCATACCGCtcaagctggagcctatgacAGCTggctttgggcaagaggcatggtacaccctggactggttgccagccagtcacagaGCACAtgtagtcaaacaaccattcaatctcaatttagagtctccaatgaCCCTAACATGCACATTTTTGGGATGTCAGAGAGATGACCAAACAGCTCGCTCatcatgctattattatttgattttgcAAGTTGGTATGCTGTCATATTTCTTTTAATCCAACAGACtctgttaaataaaataacactcaTTGAGACATGTTGTGCATCTTTCACATTATCACTTGtagttgttgttcttttttagGTCTCTGCTGATTGACAATTTTATTCCGTTGgaagacaagaaaaaagttgtgaacAGGGCTTATTTTGACGAGAAGGATGAATGCTGGAACATGAGGCCCATTACACGTATTGAGACGTAAGTCCAATGTTTTTATGGTACTTGGACTGCTTTACTCGAGGGTACCTTGGCAGTTGTCAGAAAGCAGACAAGCAACTCTGTTGGAATTTTCAGTTTCTATCCAGCAATACCACAATGGTGCTTTAGCAGATGgagaaattagattttttttgtcattctgaGGCCGTTCTGTGCATATTTTCTTATGTGTTCAGTGATCGTGAGGTGCTGAGCAGGCCTCAGTCAGCTATTGGATTCAGACGGCCTCTCAGTCATCATGCTCGCATGGCCATGATGATTAGTCTTGACATGAGATACAAAGTAAGCTGGATTGATTCAGAATTAGATACCATTGTTTTGCAGGTCAGCTCTGCTCTTATGATGTGAATAGTTTCAGAGTTCAAACTAAATATTTATCTGTTTTGGCTCTCAGGCAGAAAACCTCCTGTTGTTGGACATGGACCTTCCATCTCGTACCACCAAAAACTATCAGCAGCCAGTCATCGCTCCAAAGGTTGTGGCAGCTCTGAAGGATGCTCTTAAGGATGAGGAGGATCTCGAGGTTGATGCGTCAGAATTTAATGATTGCTTTGCACAACTAACCAGTACCAGTGGCAGTCTGAAGAAACAAAAGTCATGGTAAGTTTTAACAAACACCGGTCTGTACTTCACTTAAACACACTTATGTTGAAGTCGCAGATGCTGGTTTGGCTTGGCTGTAGTCAAAATATCAGAATTCTTTTAATTGTTTGTCATGGATTTTATCATTCAGTCGGTCAAGAACAGACAAGCAGTCCCGCACCGCTTCATGCAGCCCTCATAATCTTACTTCCCCAATTTACCCACAATCCCGTGGGCTGGTGCCCAAGTGAAAGGTTCTATGAAAGCACATTTTGGGGACTGAAATATGTGCCAGGAGAGACTGAAATTTTATGCACATTAATTATATGTTTAGCAATCATATACAAGattgtttttttagaatgtgtaaACATGTTTGAACATTCTCTGTGAATATCTCATGTGTCGAATTACATTGCTAAATGCTGTAACTGTCACATACATTTGAACTATGTATTATAATATGGTAAAATAATTCACTTGtgaattttacatgttttttcttaGATGTATTTGTA
It encodes:
- the LOC131104206 gene encoding kinesin-like protein KIF3B, with the translated sequence MSSNCESIKVVVRCRPMNEKERAATFESVVSVDVKLGQIIVRNPRDPSTSKVFTFDSVYDWKSKQIELYNESFRPLVDSVLRGFNGTIFAYGQTGTGKTYTMEGVRNNPERRGVIPNSFDHIFGHISRSQNQQYMVRASYLEIYQEEMRDLLSKDQSRPLELRERPDTGVYVKNLSSFVTRSKEEIENVMNVGNQNRSVGATNMNEHSSRSHAIFVITVECSEQKVDGENHIRVGKLNLVDLAGSERQTKTGAQGERLKEATKINLSLSALGNVISALVDGRSSHIPYRDSKLTRLLQDSLGGNARTVMVANIGPASYNVEETLTTLQYSNRAKNIQNTPCVNEDPKDAQLRRFQEEIARLKEQLEKRLGKKNKRRERRRAGDCSKDDGQEEESDDEGEDNKDNYWREQTEKLERERRAIMEDHSLVAEEKAQLLLEKERKMGDLRKEQKEGELLAAKIKTMESKLLVGGKNIVDHTNEQQKMLEQKRQEIAEQKCREREMRQQMECQDEETLELKGTYSSLQQEVDVKTKKVNKLFAKLEAVKAEIHDIQEAHISSRQELEQTQNELTKDLKLKSLLIDNFIPLEDKKKVVNRAYFDEKDECWNMRPITRIETDREVLSRPQSAIGFRRPLSHHARMAMMISLDMRYKAENLLLLDMDLPSRTTKNYQQPVIAPKVVAALKDALKDEEDLEVDASEFNDCFAQLTSTSGSLKKQKSCRSRTDKQSRTASCSPHNLTSPIYPQSRGLVPK